GCTCGATCAGGTAAGCGGTGGTGGTCTTGCCGTTGGTTCCGGTGATGCCGAAGAGGGAGAGCCGGCGCGAGGGCTCGCCGTGAAAGCGCGAGGCTGCGAGGGAAAACGCGCGCCGCGGGTCAGAGGCGACCACCACCGGCGCCGACACGTGAAGTCGCCGCGACGCCAGCACCGCGACCGCCCCACGCCCGATCGCCTGCGCAGCGAAATCCGCCCCGTCGGCGTTCACGCCGGGAAGCGCAGCGAATAGCGATCCGGGGCCTGCCCTGCGCGAGTCCACCGCGAGCGCGCGCACGTCCACGTCCGCCGCCTCCGGCGGCACTTCGGCGCCCACGCCTGCGAACAGTTCCCGCAACAACAAGATCCCTCCAACTCTCCGCGTCGTCGATCCCTCTCGAATACTTCGGCTATCCCGGCGGCGCCAGAGTGACCTTCACTCTTGCCCCCCGCTTGACAATGGCTCCCGCGCGCGGCGACTGCGCCACGGCCCTTCCGCTGCCGCGCAGCTCCGGCTCGAGCGCCGCCTGGGCCAACCTGCGCGTCGCCGTCCGGGCTCCCATCCCGGAGACGTCCGGAACCATGGCCTGCCCGGGCCGCAGCGGCATCCGGGCTGCCTCCTCGGGCGCTGGTTCCGGATCGGCGCTTCCCGCGAGAGAGGAGACGAGAACGGGCGCATCCACCCTGGCATCGTCGGGCATCACGTCGAGCTGTCGTAGCGCCTCATGTGCGATGGCCGCCCACGCCGGAGCCGCCACGGTGCCGCCGGTGACGTCGGCACCCTTTCCTTCCGGCTCGTCGATGGCGACGAGGATGGCGACCCGGGGCTCGTCCGCGGGCGCGAACCCGAGGAAGCTGGAGAGCCGCTTCTCCCCGTACCCGCCGGCGACGGGATCGACCTTCTGCGCCGTCCCGGTCTTGCCCGCCGCGCGGTGACCTACGAGCGCAGCGCGGGTCCCCGTGCCCTTCTCCACGACTTCCTCCAGCATGGCGGTGACCTCGCGCGCGCTCTCCTCCTTCAGGACGCGGCGGACTTCTTCCCGCCCGCGGGAGAGCAGGACGGTTCCGTCGGCTCCCACCACCTTCTGCACGAGATAGGGCCGCAGCAGCACGCCGCCGTTGGCGATGGCCGCCATCGCGGCGACGGTCTGGATCGCCGTTGCGCTCATCCCCTGTCCAAACGACGTGGTCCACAGAGCGATCTGCGGCATCCGCTTCGGATCGGCCAGCGCGCCGCGCGCCTCGCCGGGAAGCCCGACCCCGGTCTTCTCGCCGAAGCCGAACGCGCGCAGACCGTCGATCAGCTTCTGCTTCCCTAGACGCTCGCCGATCTTCGCCGCGCAGATGTTCGACGACTCCCGCAGCACGGTCGCGGGAGTGGCCCAGTCGACCGGATGCGTGTCGTGGATCTTCTTCCCGGCGCGCGCCCAGGCGCCGTGCTCGCAGTAGAGGATCTCGTCGGAGCGCAGCGCTCCCTCGTCGATGGCGCGGGCGACCACGAAGCTCTTGATCGTCGACCCCGGCTCGAGCTGGTCCTGGATCGCGCGGTCGCGCCAGATCAATGGATCGCGGCCGGGCTTGTTGGCGTCGAACGCCGGGTTGCCCGCCAGCGCCAGCACCGCCCCGCTATTCACGTCCATGGCGATGGCCCAGCCCCCGACGGCACCGCTCGTCTTGACCGCCTTCGCCAGCTCCTTCTCGGCCGCGAGCTGGATGGCGGTATCCAGCGTCAGCGTCACCGTCGCGCCGGTCAGGTCCGCCGGGTCGGGAGCGCCGTGCTCCAGCACCATCGTTCCCCGGGCGTCGCGCGTGGCCTGCACCTGCACCGCCGTGCCCTTGAGGAAGGTCTCCAGCTCGCGCTCCAGGCCTTCCTGCCCGCTCTCGTCGCCGACGAACCCGAGGACGTGGCCGGCGAGCTCGCGCTGCGGGTAGAAGCGTTTCGGTTCCTTCACCAGCTCGATGCCGTCCAGCGCCAGCCCGCGCACGCGCCGCGCCGAGGCTTCGTCGATCCGGCGCTTGATCCAGACGAACCGGCGGTCGGACTGCGCCAGCTTCTCCGCGATCTTGCGCCGGTCGAGCCGCAGCGCGCCCGCGAGCTGGGCGGCGACCGCTTCGCGCGCGCGCGGGGTCTCGAAGGCCGATGGATCGGCGAACACGGAATCGACGTCGCGCGTCACCGCCAGCGGCTCGCCGCGGCGGTCGACGATCATCCCGCGCCGGGGCACCCACTCCAGCTCGCGGCGAGTCTGGTCGCGCTGCAAGCGCGACAGGCGCGACCGGTCGAGCAGCTGCACCTTGGCGGCGCGAACGAGCACGATGCCGAAGAGAGCGAGCATGGCGGCGGCGAGCAGCACCGCGCGGAGGCGCATCCACTTGCCGTCGCGCTGCGTTGCGGACAGGCGCCTCATGGTGCGATCACCTCGATGCGGTCAGGACCGATGCGCGGACCGCGCCTCCGACCAGCACCACCACGCGGTCCACCGGCGGAGGCCCCATGTTCAGCCGGGTGCGCGCCAGCTCCTCGATGCGCTGCGGACTCTTCAGCTCCGCGGCGGCGATCTGCAGCCTCTCGTGCTCGCGCATCAAATCGCGGTACTCGGCGGACAGCCGCGACAACGCATAGCCGCGCTCGGTGACGCGCGTCCGCACCCAGGCGTGCAAGAGCATCGCGGCCGCCACCATCGCGCAGGCGAGCGTGCCGGCGGCGAAATTGCGCAGAGCGCGCCGCTCGATGTTGCGCCGGACGGCGCTCTTCGCCTGGCGCTTCACGAGAGTCTCTCCACCGCGCGCAACCGCGCGCTGCGCGCCCGGGGATTCCCGGAGAGCTCCGCGTCGCCTGCCCGCACCGGCTTCTTCGTCAGCACTTTCCATTGCGCGGTGCGCCCGCAGGCGCAGACCGGGAGCTGCGGCGGGCAGATGCATCCCGTGGCCAGACGGGCGAAGCCGTGCTTCACCATCCGATCTTCGAGGGAGTGGAACGAGATCGCCGCCGCGCGGCCGCCCCGCGCGACCACCCGGGGAAGCTGCGCGAGCCAGTCGCCGAGCGCGCCCAGCTCGTCGTTCACGGCGATGCGCAGTGCCTGGAAGGTGCGCGTCGCCGGATGGATGTCTCGCGGCCAGGCCTTGCGCGGAATCGCCGCCGCCACCACGTCAGCGAGCTGCCGCGTGTCCGCGATCCCGGACGCCTCCCACGCCTTCCGGATGGCGCGCGCGATCCGCCGCGCGAAGCGCTCTTCGCCGAGGGAGTCGAGGATGCGCGCCAGCGCCTTCTCGTCCCACTCGTCGAGGCGTTCCCGCAGCGGCCGGCCCCGGGTCGGGTCCATGCGCATGTCGAGCGGCCCGCCGGCGCGAAACGAGAATCCGCGGCCGGGATCGTCGAGCTGCGGAGAGGAAACCCCGAGATCCACCAGCGCGCCGTCGACCTCGGAGAAGCCGAGCTGATCGAGGACGGCGCGCGCGTCGCGGAAATTCCCGTGGGCGACGACGACGTCGCGGCCGGACAGCCGGGCCCGCGCCGCCGCCAGCGCAGCCGGGTCCTGGTCGATGGCCACCACCCGCGCCCCGGCGTCCAGCAGCGCCTGCGCATGCCCTCCTCCGCCCAGGGTCCCGTCGAAGATGACGCGACCGGGCCCGGCGGCGAGCAGCGCGGCCACCTCGCTTTGGAGCACGGTCTGGTGGACGAAACCGATCATTTGCGCATCGCCCTCACTCGGGCCACCGGCGCGGCTACCGCCGAGGTGGCTTCTTCAACGCTGCGGAAGAGCGCCAGCTCCGCGCCGCCCGCGGCCTTGAGGATGTTGCAGACGTAAGGGTTGCGCGCGGCGATCAGCAGATCGCCTCCGCGGGCGAGCAACTCGCGCCGGCGTGCGACGATCTCCGTGACGCCGGCGTAGTCGACGTGTGTGACCTCGCGCAGATCGAGCACGATCCTCCCCGCTTCCGCCGCTGCGCGGCCGACGGAGTAGTCGATCGCCCAGAACGCCTCCCGATCCACCTCGCCGCGCACCGCAACGGTCGCGACGCTGTCCTCCCAGCGCGCCGGCAAGCGGGGCCCCACCGGAGGCTTCAGCGCCAGCACCGCACCGTTTCGCGAAGACTTTTCCGCCATCGTCGATCTCTCCTTAGAGAAGCTCGCTCAGCCGCCTGGCCAGGTCCTGCGGTGTCTCCTGCGCCCGCGCCGCCTTCTGCACCTCGGCCCATCGCTGCGGGGTCCAGATCTCGATTCGCTCCACGGTGCCCGCCCAGGTGATTTCCTCGACCAGGCCCACGTGCTCGCGCAGACTGGGCGGGATGAGGATGCGGCCGAGCTTGTCCACCGGGCATTCCTGGGCGGGGGCGATGAATGCGCGGGAGAGCAGCCGGATGTCGCGGTCGAACATCGACTTCGCGGCCACCTTCTCCGCGAGGCGCTGCCAGGCCGAAGGCGCGAAGGCGACGAGGCAGGGATCGATCAGGTCCGGCGTGATGAAGAGCTTGTCCGCTCCTTGCGCCAACAGCAGCTCGCGAAATCGCGCGGGGAGGCTCGTGCGCCCCTTGGCGTCGATCGAGTGCTGGAAGACGCCGGAAAACATGCAGAGCGATCCCCTTCATGGGAGCAGCATTCCACTTCATGCCACTCCGATCCACCGGACGCAGACTCGGACAGGCGCGGCGGGCTGTCAAGCAACCTCCCCCTGAACAAAAAAGCAGCCAGATTGCTAGTGGATCGGCCGTCTCCTACACGCTGTGTCTAGCGTAGGCGACGCCGGATTCTGTAATGCAATGTGGGAGTCATCCCCGATGGTCCTCCATTCTCGAGGACGACTCGGGAAACTGGTTCAGCGTCGTGCAGCGGCCGCGGTAAAGGTCGATTTCGGGACCATGCAGTGGACGCCCTTGCGGACGTCCACGACCTGGCTGATGCGGCAGTCGGCGACGAGCGAGGCCAGCGAGTAGGCCTCGTAGCGGTCGAGGCCCTTGGTGGCGAGGAAGTCCACCGTCTCGTTCAGCGCGTTGAGGAACGCCTTCTGCAGATCCTCGTCGAAGCCCACCTGGATCCAGTGCGTCTTCGTCTCGATGCGCGGCCAGGTGAGCTTCATGTCCTTGCGCACGATCGGCTGCAGCCGGATCTCCTGGTACGAGCACTCCAGGGCGGTGAGGTTGACCTCGCCGTTCCCCTGCGCGCAGTGCGAGTCGCCGGTCCAGATCAGTCCCCCCTTGAGGAACACCGGAATGTAGATGGTGCTCCCTTCGGTGAGCTCGTTGATGTCCATGTTGGAGCCGTTCTTCCACGGGCGCAGGGTGCTCACCGGCGCCATCGGTTCCTTCGCCCCGCCCTTGCGCGGCGAGGGATCGTCCGGATCGATCCCGACGGCCAGCGTTCCGGGAAATGGCCGCAGAGGAATGTCGATGCCCGGCTTGAAGCGCACCGTCTTCGCCTTGGGATCGATGTCAAAGTACTTCACGTATCCTTCGGGGAAGTCCTTGGCCAGCGCGCCGATGGTGGGGAAATCCTTGCCGGGCAGGTTGAAGTTGAACCCGACCTTCTTGGGCACGATTTTCAGGATCCGGATCTCCAGCACGTCGCCGGGCTCCGCGCCCTCGACGTAGATCGGCCCGGTGATCGAGTGCGGCCCGCCGCCCGGGTTGGCCTTGCGCAGCTCGACGATCTTCTCCATCGAGACGCCCTTGGTGATCTGGTCCCGAGAGTGAAGCAGCGTTTCGATGGAGACCGTGTCGCCTGACGCGATGGTGAGCTTGGGCGGCTCCTTCGGATCCAGCCAGCCCCACTGCACCGACTCTGGCGTGGCCTTGAGGACGTGATGCTTGCCGGCGGCGACGGCGCCGGCGGCGGACAGCGCGACGACGGCGAAGAAGAACGAGCGCATGAAACCTCCCCCACGCCCGGATACGGG
The genomic region above belongs to Deltaproteobacteria bacterium and contains:
- a CDS encoding PASTA domain-containing protein, coding for MRRLSATQRDGKWMRLRAVLLAAAMLALFGIVLVRAAKVQLLDRSRLSRLQRDQTRRELEWVPRRGMIVDRRGEPLAVTRDVDSVFADPSAFETPRAREAVAAQLAGALRLDRRKIAEKLAQSDRRFVWIKRRIDEASARRVRGLALDGIELVKEPKRFYPQRELAGHVLGFVGDESGQEGLERELETFLKGTAVQVQATRDARGTMVLEHGAPDPADLTGATVTLTLDTAIQLAAEKELAKAVKTSGAVGGWAIAMDVNSGAVLALAGNPAFDANKPGRDPLIWRDRAIQDQLEPGSTIKSFVVARAIDEGALRSDEILYCEHGAWARAGKKIHDTHPVDWATPATVLRESSNICAAKIGERLGKQKLIDGLRAFGFGEKTGVGLPGEARGALADPKRMPQIALWTTSFGQGMSATAIQTVAAMAAIANGGVLLRPYLVQKVVGADGTVLLSRGREEVRRVLKEESAREVTAMLEEVVEKGTGTRAALVGHRAAGKTGTAQKVDPVAGGYGEKRLSSFLGFAPADEPRVAILVAIDEPEGKGADVTGGTVAAPAWAAIAHEALRQLDVMPDDARVDAPVLVSSLAGSADPEPAPEEAARMPLRPGQAMVPDVSGMGARTATRRLAQAALEPELRGSGRAVAQSPRAGAIVKRGARVKVTLAPPG
- the mraZ gene encoding division/cell wall cluster transcriptional repressor MraZ — encoded protein: MFSGVFQHSIDAKGRTSLPARFRELLLAQGADKLFITPDLIDPCLVAFAPSAWQRLAEKVAAKSMFDRDIRLLSRAFIAPAQECPVDKLGRILIPPSLREHVGLVEEITWAGTVERIEIWTPQRWAEVQKAARAQETPQDLARRLSELL
- a CDS encoding STAS domain-containing protein — its product is MAEKSSRNGAVLALKPPVGPRLPARWEDSVATVAVRGEVDREAFWAIDYSVGRAAAEAGRIVLDLREVTHVDYAGVTEIVARRRELLARGGDLLIAARNPYVCNILKAAGGAELALFRSVEEATSAVAAPVARVRAMRK
- a CDS encoding amidase, with protein sequence MPVSGRGGGFMRSFFFAVVALSAAGAVAAGKHHVLKATPESVQWGWLDPKEPPKLTIASGDTVSIETLLHSRDQITKGVSMEKIVELRKANPGGGPHSITGPIYVEGAEPGDVLEIRILKIVPKKVGFNFNLPGKDFPTIGALAKDFPEGYVKYFDIDPKAKTVRFKPGIDIPLRPFPGTLAVGIDPDDPSPRKGGAKEPMAPVSTLRPWKNGSNMDINELTEGSTIYIPVFLKGGLIWTGDSHCAQGNGEVNLTALECSYQEIRLQPIVRKDMKLTWPRIETKTHWIQVGFDEDLQKAFLNALNETVDFLATKGLDRYEAYSLASLVADCRISQVVDVRKGVHCMVPKSTFTAAAARR
- the rsmH gene encoding 16S rRNA (cytosine(1402)-N(4))-methyltransferase RsmH; the encoded protein is MIGFVHQTVLQSEVAALLAAGPGRVIFDGTLGGGGHAQALLDAGARVVAIDQDPAALAAARARLSGRDVVVAHGNFRDARAVLDQLGFSEVDGALVDLGVSSPQLDDPGRGFSFRAGGPLDMRMDPTRGRPLRERLDEWDEKALARILDSLGEERFARRIARAIRKAWEASGIADTRQLADVVAAAIPRKAWPRDIHPATRTFQALRIAVNDELGALGDWLAQLPRVVARGGRAAAISFHSLEDRMVKHGFARLATGCICPPQLPVCACGRTAQWKVLTKKPVRAGDAELSGNPRARSARLRAVERLS